In Anser cygnoides isolate HZ-2024a breed goose chromosome 14, Taihu_goose_T2T_genome, whole genome shotgun sequence, one genomic interval encodes:
- the C14H5orf47 gene encoding uncharacterized protein C5orf47 homolog has translation MPTYPTAQQLGAHSLSPRLPRLSSAPSQPACPPKMEPGCSQGRPLVPHIYVNSFGSHRCGSLIRCGRGYKWAEVGQSRTLLSQQSPVDRSRGQRAAKARGDKADLKPSAAAGRTQEVESCGGVKDTSLCHDDLQKEKPDTFDFPCPSRNVEKVIKRKKKKSKVWLKVWKVISKMLEENEKFRSRLLTCSRLNGEGNGMKQSSQNETFSLDREESIFGWV, from the exons ATGCCCACGTACCCCACAGCGCAGCAGCTGGGCGCCCACTCCCTCAGCCCCCGCCTCCCCAGGCTCTCCTCAGCGCCCTCACAGCCGGCCTGTCCACCAAAGATGGAGCctggctgcagccaggggaGGCCGCTTGTGCCACACATTTATGTCAACAGCTTCGGCTCCCACCGCTGCGGTTCCCTCATCCGCTGTGGCAGGGGCTACAAGTGGGCTGAGGTGGGCCAGTCTAGGACCCTGCTTTCCCAGCAGAGCCCCGTggacaggagcagggggcagagggCAGCCAAGGCGCGTGGGGACAAGGCTGACCTCAAGCCATCGGCCGCTGCTGGCAGGACCCAGGAGGTGGAGAGCTGTGGTGGGGTGAAGGATACCAGCCTGTGCCATG ATGACCTTCAAAAGGAGAAGCCTGACACCTTTGACTTTCCCTGCCCATCAAGAAATGttgaaaaagtaattaaacgaaagaagaaaaag TCCAAAGTCTGGCTTAAAGTCTGGaaagtaatttcaaaaatgcttgaagaaaatgaaaagttcaGAAGTCGACTGTTGACTTGTAGTCGGCTTAATGGAGAAG GCAATGGCATGAAGCAAAGTTCACAGAATGAGACATTCTCCCTGGACAGG GAAGAGTCCATCTTCGGTTGGGTAtag